A genomic window from Serratia liquefaciens includes:
- a CDS encoding cytochrome b, whose product MGNRYARSQIVLHWLTLLMVILTYAAMLLKNSVPDDLASLVKNLHFNFGLTVFLLMFIRLGLRRRYAAPATTPPLEEWQEWGARIFHALLYLLFLILPILGVLTLAYGGKEWVLLGWQVPQFVTPDPLLRRIIKSTHETLANTGYFIIGAHALAALYHHYLRKDDTLRRMMPGK is encoded by the coding sequence ATGGGTAATCGCTACGCAAGATCGCAAATTGTTTTGCACTGGCTGACGCTGCTGATGGTGATCCTCACCTATGCGGCAATGCTGCTGAAAAATTCGGTACCGGATGATTTGGCGTCGCTGGTAAAAAACCTGCATTTTAACTTCGGCCTGACGGTCTTTCTGCTGATGTTCATTCGGCTGGGGTTGCGTCGGCGTTATGCTGCACCGGCAACCACGCCGCCGCTGGAGGAGTGGCAGGAATGGGGCGCCAGAATCTTTCACGCGCTGCTCTATCTGCTGTTTCTCATCTTGCCGATATTGGGTGTATTGACGCTGGCGTATGGGGGAAAAGAGTGGGTATTGCTGGGGTGGCAAGTTCCTCAGTTCGTCACGCCGGATCCGTTGCTGCGTCGGATAATCAAAAGCACGCATGAGACTCTGGCCAACACCGGTTACTTTATTATTGGTGCGCACGCGTTGGCGGCGCTGTACCACCACTATCTGCGCAAGGACGATACCCTGCGCCGCATGATGCCGGGGAAATAG